A window of the Salvelinus fontinalis isolate EN_2023a chromosome 14, ASM2944872v1, whole genome shotgun sequence genome harbors these coding sequences:
- the opn7a gene encoding LOW QUALITY PROTEIN: opsin 7, group member a (The sequence of the model RefSeq protein was modified relative to this genomic sequence to represent the inferred CDS: inserted 2 bases in 1 codon; deleted 1 base in 1 codon): MASGVCSLVGNTILLYVSYNKNMLLKPAEFFIINLAVSDLGMTLSLYPLAVTSSIYHRWLYGKTVCLVYAFCGVLFGICSLTTLTILSTVCCLKVCYPLYGNGFSPDHGRILIACAYALVFACSPLAHWGAYGLEPYGTACCIDWQRSNRDSVARSYTAALFLCCYVLPCCVITSAYSQLLVTVRESRRAVEQHVSQQTHMGNVQTTIVKLSVAVCIGFFTAWSPYALVSMWAAFGHMDSIPPMAFAIPAVFAKSSPSTTLYNPLVYLLLKPNFRHLLSKDFHSLHRACVFQCRCVCHLLSKDLHSLHRACVFQCRCVCHLLSKDFHSLHRACVFQCRCVCHLLSKDFHSLHRACVFQCRCVCHLLSKDFHSLHRACVFQCRCVCHLLSKDLHSLHRACVFQCRCVCHLLSKDFHSLHRACVFQCRCVCHLLSKDFHSLHRACVFQCRCVRHLLSKDFHSLHRACVFQCRCVCHLLSKDFHSLHRACVFQSRCVCHLLSKDFHSLHRACVFQCRCVRHLRRFYYHSVLAVTLRWLCPRGSESNSAPNVVTTAAAAHAVLCSSQCPCKHCQDTFECFKQYPRCCHVNVNTVQLSLQDSVFPVVPPALGPPVXPRAKLHPRSPTQKKSVRVIVRGRKSSEIDSLEITLETVPSHYKAARP, encoded by the exons ATGGCCAGTG gtgtgtgttctctggtgggTAACACCATACTACTCTATGTCTCCTATAATAAGAATATGCTGCTGAAACCAGCAGAGTTCTTCATTATTAACCTGGCTGTCAGTGACCTGGGCATGACCCTTAGCCTCTACCCCCTGGCTGTGACATCTAGTATCTACCACAG gtggtTGTATGGTAAGACTGTGTGTCTGGTCTATGCCTTCTGTGGAGTGTTGTTTGGTATCTGCAGTCTGACCACCCTGACCATCCTCAGTACTGTGTGCTGCCTCAAGGTCTGCTACCCTCTCTATG GTAACGGGTTCAGCCCAGACCATGGTCGTATCCTGATAGCGTGTGCGTATGCCCTGGTGTTTGCCTGTTCCCCTCTAGCCCATTGGGGTGCATACGGCCTAGAGCCCTACGGAACGGCCTGCTGTATCGACTGGCAG CGGTCCAACCGGGACAGTGTGGCGAGGTCCTACACGGCGGCACTGTTCCTCTGCTGCTACGTCCTGCCCTGCTGTGTCATCACTTCCGCCTACTCACAGCTCCTGGTCACGGTCAGGGAGTCACGGAGAGCAGTGGAGCAACACGTCTCACAACAAACACACATGGGGAATGTACAGACCACCATAGTGAAG ctcAGTGTGGCGGTGTGTATTGGTTTCTTCACAGCGTGGAGTCCCTACGCCCTGGTCTCCATGTGGGCAGCGTTTGGTCACATGGACTCCATCCCTCCGATGGCGTTTGCCATCCCTGCCGTGTTTGCTAAGTCCTCA CCCTCTACAACCCTCTACAACCCTCTGGTCTATCTGCTGCTGAAGCCCAACTTCCGCCACCTCTTGTCTAAAGACTTTCACTCCCTCCACAGGGCCTGTGTTTTCCAGTGTCGCTGTGTCTGCCACCTCTTGTCTAAAGACCTTCACTCCCTCCACAGGGCCTGTGTTTTCCAGTGTCGCTGTGTCTGCCACCTGTTGTCTAAAGACTTTCACTCCCTCCACAGGGCCTGTGTTTTCCAGTGTCGCTGTGTCTGCCACCTCTTGTCTAAAGACTTTCACTCCCTCCACAGGGCCTGTGTTTTCCAGTGTCGCTGTGTCTGCCACCTCTTGTCTAAAGACTTTCACTCCCTCCACAGGGCCTGTGTTTTCCAGTGTCGCTGTGTCTGCCACCTGTTGTCTAAAGACCTTCATTCCCTCCACAGGGCCTGTGTTTTCCAGTGTCGCTGTGTCTGCCACCTGTTGTCTAAAGACTTTCACTCCCTCCACAGGGCCTGTGTTTTCCAGTGTCGCTGTGTCTGCCACCTCTTGTCTAAAGACTTTCACTCCCTCCACAGGGCCTGTGTTTTCCAGTGTCGCTGTGTCCGCCACCTGTTGTCTAAAGACTTTCACTCCCTCCACAGGGCCTGTGTTTTCCAGTGTCGCTGTGTCTGCCACCTGTTGTCTAAAGACTTTCACTCCCTCCACAGGGCCTGTGTTTTCCAGAGTCGCTGTGTCTGCCACCTGTTGTCTAAAGACTTTCACTCCCTCCACAGGGCCTGTGTTTTCCAGTGTCGCTGTGTCCGCCACCTCCGCCGCTTCTACTACCACTCCGTCCTTGCCGTTACGCTACGCTGGCTATGCCCGCGGGGATCAGAATCAAACTCCGCCCCCAATGTGGTCACCACTGCTGCCGCAGCCCACGCAGTGCTATGCTCCTCGCAATGCCCCTGCAAGCACTGCCAGGATACGTTTGAGTGTTTTAAACAGTATCCGAGATGTTGTCATGTCAACGTGAACACTGTACAGCTCTCACTACAGGATAGTGTGTTTCCTGTTGTACCCCCCGCACTAGGCCCTCCCGT ACCCCGGGCAAAACTCCACCCCCGGTCCCCAACGCAAAAAAAGAGTGTACGCGTCATTGTAAGAGGTAGGAAGAGCTCAGAGATAGACAGTCTAGAGATCACCTTGGAGACAGTCCCCTCCCACTACAAGGCTGCCAGACCCTGA